One Hydrogenobacter sp. genomic window, GGATTCAGAGCCAGGCAAAGGTTCAAAGTTTGTTGTTAAACTCCCGCTCCTTTAAAATTTTTAGCTTCCTGTAGACTGTCCTCTTGCTACACCCGAGCACTTTTGCTACCTTGCTCACATCCTTTAGAACTTTCAAAAGATAAGCTGTATATCTGGCTTCAAGAAGCTCAAGGTCGGGCATACCCTCAAAAAGTTCTCTTTCAAAAGTGCCGTTTTCTCGGGATATAAAAAGGTAATCATCCACAAAATCGCCATCAGCCAGTATGCATGCCCTTTCTAAAAGATTCTTCAGCTCCCTTATATTCCCTTTCCATGGGTAGTTTTTCAGCAT contains:
- a CDS encoding sigma-54-dependent Fis family transcriptional regulator; translated protein: MLKNYPWKGNIRELKNLLERACILADGDFVDDYLFISRENGTFERELFEGMPDLELLEARYTAYLLKVLKDVSKVAKVLGCSKRTVYRKLKILKEREFNNKL